Within Salarias fasciatus chromosome 15, fSalaFa1.1, whole genome shotgun sequence, the genomic segment TGTAATATTATTTATGGGACTGGAATTGTGTGAGAAATATTGGAGAAGTGAACTGATATGATCGCAGTGTGATCATAATTTAGAAGTGACGTCTTCATTTACAGTagaaataaagcattttaaaaaaaaaaaaaacattgtattttaTCTCTACGAGGTTTTGTCGAAGCCAGATTAATCCGTGTGTGgaagccggtgtgtgtgtgtgtgtgtgtgtgtgtgtacgaggcAGGCTGCTTTGCCCGTGCTGCTGGACCTGATCCCGAGTACTCCAGCTTTGATGCTGGGGACTTTAAAACCCGGCGTCGAGCATCAAAGGAATCAGGGCTGGTCGGCTCCCAAACCCCCCCTCCTGCCCTCGGGGGGGGAGTGTTTTCACACGTCACTTTCAGGAGAGGACCGATGAAGTGGTGGATACAGGACCGCAGGAGGTGTGTGGGATCTCAGGCCTCCCctcaccctcccctcccctcccaatCGTGTGCTGCAATGAGTCACTTTCCGACTCCcgttcttctctctctctctcacacacacacacacacacacacacacacacacacacacacacacacacacacacacacacgcccgctATCATCTCTACAGAGATATATACCAGCATCACACTGAAGTAATGCAACCCCCCTAAGAGCTTTTCTCAAAATCTGATTGGATACAGTCACAATGGGGGTCGATGCGCCCAACTTTTGagctctgtttccatggcgattGGTGCTGACATCTCGTGTCGTGACGAGATGCTTTTGTGGCTGCAAGGCccggggagggaggaaggggctGCGCTGCGAGGACTCAACGCCGAGAGGCAAGAAAAGTGCCGTCAAGAAGTACtcctgattaaaataaataaataaataaaaggagggagggagagagagagagagagagagagagggagagatgccATATTTCAAGACTGGACAACCCTCTGAATacagggaggaaaacaaactggTGTGGCCTCATCCGAGAGGAGAGGGGGACATTAGAGGCTTCTAATCACCCGTTTAAACACACTGACGTATTGAGATTTCTCAGTGACGCACCCGGCTCAGGGGAACAGTTCCTATTAGATAATTGGAGTGCGATGTGTTGGTAATGAGGGATTTTGTAGGACAGAATTTGCATCTTGTATTAGCGCAGGCCTTCGCAGACGGAGTAAAGGCAGCACAGATCTGCTCTGATCCGAAatacagaacagaaaaaaaaaaagcatttaggTTTAAAAATCAAATCGATAACTCAAGCCGCCTCTGGCCGCGTCATCCTCGCCGTCCCAGCTTGCAGTCCGACACATCCGTGATTtaaattgagaaaaatgtgCGAGTTGATTTGAGTTCAGCGCGGATCCCAGCAGGGGCGCGAGACACAAGGGGGCAGGTGGCTGCCAAGCGGACTGTTGCCTTTCAGTGAATAGAGGAACTGAGGCGACCCCAGAGAAGCCAATTTAAAGCGTTGGGGGGGCCCCAACTGTGAGCGGCTTACTGCAGCACCTAGCAACGCctccaggaggagggagagcggcgTCCTCCGGGTGATACCGGAAGGAAACCAGGCGGCTCACGGTTCCAGTCAGAACATTGTGTCTCTTTAGGCCAGAATGAATTACTTCAGATCATCAGCAGTGAAATTCAGTTAAGGAAATACTGAGATGTCaaaattgttaaaaagaaaacaattgaTCATTAGCGGTGACACAGATCAACATGGTTTTGGAGTCACAAACTTTTTCtcaatttaaagagaaaaaagtacAGATAATTGTGTTGTAAAGTAACAAGTAgtgagtaaaacaaaaaaatcagccaAGATTATACTCTAAACTGTAAAACAGTTAATAAGCAGCGTAAAGCTACTTGCTTGGCCAGAAAAATGAGTGTGAATAATTAGATCATTTTTATATAATGATCAATCATTGATGTAGGTCAAGCGTTCATGAGTTGGCACTCATTTctcagcaggtggcagcaaagGACGGGGCTATTTCTCACAGACATAAACATGATTCCCTCCAATATCATTTTTACCTTTAATTCAGCTTtttggttaaataaaaaaaaaaaaaaaaagaaagaaagaagggtAATTCTCTGCACTAAAGGAGAATCCTGTTTGGATTGCGCCGGCGCGATGTGTCATCACTCTCCGTCCATCGACGTCGCATACCGAGTTAATCCCCAGGGTGTGTGAGCGCCTTGCATAAGAGAAACTGATGACACTGTAATTATATGGCAATTCTTTAAAGTTCATTTCCATTTGCTTATGTAAACTGAAACGTGCCTGTTAACAAATAGTGTGAACAAAGACGAGCCGGAGCAGTTTTTCTTAggatgaaaatataaaactcaCATGTTTCTCTTTATTTGCTTTATATAGATAGATGTACACCACTGGAGATCTGGATAAAAGCACACACGAAAAGCTCATGTATGTAGGATCAACACATGTCTggaggtggaaagaaaaaaaaaaaaacagaaaacaaaaaaaaaaaaaaaaggacaaaatgtcAGATTACAAAGATAAAAAACTATCCAAACTCTATACGGCTTTTCTAACTGTAAATAGTTCCATGTGTTGAACTCTGTGCCAGATACCAACGGCCTGCAGCTGCTAATAACCTCTGTATTCTGTACACCGGATATTTTGTACAAAATATGAAATCTACCATTTAATAATAGTTATAACATAAAAGTACATTATATGTACAATATTAGGTGAAGCCATTTAGTATGAGACTTATACTAAAGGACACTTGTAATAACTCTTTCCGAtgaaaacgaaaacaaaagCTTTACGTGAAATGAAGAGAGCTCCAAAGAAGCCATTATTAAAGCCATTTCCAGAAGAACGGCAGCCACCGCCGAGCAAGtgagaggttaaaggtcaccgAGGGGGCGGCGCGGGGCGGGGGTTCACCGTGACGGGGGCCTCTGGCGACTGTTGTTCTTCGAGACAAACACGGAGAGAAGGAAACGATGTGACGGCAGTTGTTATTTACAGTTTGCACATTCAGTCAAAAACACTGACGAGAGGTTTcggcaggcggaggaggaatcgagaaaacacaaaaacaaacaaaaaaaacaacagcttgcaAGCATCCAgaagcagatgaaagaaaatgaattgagtttttcgtttttttttaaatgaatgggggggggggggggggggggggtagagatCCAGAGAGGAGCGGGGGAAGTGGAGGCGACAGGCACCGTGGAGAGGCGGCCCCACACACCGGAGACAGACAGCATCACGGATTTCAACTCTCGACTGcttgtttcttctcttttctttcaagTTTAATCAGGAAGTGCTTCTTTGCTGAAGTggttctggggggggggggggggggggggggggggggggcgtccacGCTGCCTCCGCTCTCTGGGCCGCAGCTTCCAGTCCGAGCGGAACAGACTCAAACACAACTCTTTCCATTTCTTCTGGAAACTAGGATGAtagcgttttttttctttttttaataatcatcCGACATTTTTAGTTCGTGCTACTCGGTTCTCAGCTGAGTTCTAAACCCTCCTCAGACTACAAAAGGCACTGTGAAAAGAAAGGCTTCTGTTTGACCTGCTCTAACCAAACATCCCTCCTCTGTGAAGCGATCTACAGGGCGTTTCTCAAAATGAAAGGGACTGGCTGCAGAAGAGTAGAAAAATCCATCACCATCAGCACAGTTTCTGTCCCTGCTTGACGCCTGGTGGAAATCCCagacgggcggcggcggcggcggcatctCTCCCACCTCTCTTAAGCCTCACATGAATGACTGACATGTACTGAATGCTAATGGCCATGTTAAACACACGCCTACAATGGCTGGATGTGAAGGGGCAACTAAAAATAAATCCCACAATCCCCCTTATCGTGTAACTGGCTGCAGGGAACCGGGCTCGGCTCATCCAGGAGAAAATAATAAACCGGATCTGAACATGAAGCGAACTTATCCCGACCAGACACACGGCCTGTGccaacttttcttttctctgttttttttttttttctttttaaactaaataaataagcGTTGGCACCAAACTCGGCTTCTACATGGGAACAAAGATGTTAGAAGAAAAAAGCCGCAGCCTGGACCTCAGTCAGGCCGGCCCTGTGTGACACAGCTGTAATGTTATGCTTTTAATCCAGATAAATGGGCGACCCTGTCCTGATAAACACAACAAATCTTCACAGTTAATGGGAAGTGAAATAATAGCAAGCAATAGATCAGTTATACAGACAGGaagtgttccttttttttttcctccttttttaaaTCTCACTCTGAAATGAGCTCCTAATATTCTATGTAGGGAAAATAGAAACAGCTGTTGAGTTTCAATGTCATGAGGAAAAATAGCTCATTTTAAATACACTGAAACTGACGTTCTCTCATCAGCTGacgcttcttttttctttttcttttttttttttaactcaacaaAAACGTGCTCTGTGGAGGTTTACAGTTGTGGGCTCGTATCAGTCGGACAAGCACCTGACATCTATAAAAAAGaggcaagaagaaaaagacagcTCACACACCGAACAGAACACCTGAGAAAAATGACCAGAAGGGGGCAGCAAAACACCCCGAAAACACAAGTTGAGAGGACGAAGGGGGGGGGAGAAAcaagggaggggagggagataTCAACACGAGAGTATCTTGGCTGCAGTTCAGGAAATGGTGCGTTTCTTGGCCATGCAGGACTGTCCGGCACCGCAGACgtctctgctggaggagaggaggaggaggaggaggaggaggaggaggaggaggaggaggaggaggaggaggaggagggagggggggtgaggaaGGGCCGAGCGCCACCTGTCCTGGGCAGCCAATCAGGGGCTGGATGTTTGGCTTGTGTCGGGTGGAGCTGCGGCCGCTCAGGTGCGACTTGTGCTGGGCTGGACCGGGAGACCAGACTTGTGTTGTtgtgcagggtggaggtgggggtccaggagggcgggggggaagggggggcgTTCTCCTCTGTGGACGCTGCTGGTTTACGGCGGACGGGGGGAGTCTCTCAGTGGCCGTCGTGCGTGATCATCTCCTCGGCTCTTCGGTGCAGCTCCAGGGCCGTGACGGTGGAGATGTCTTTGGGGAGCTCGGACTTCCTCCGCATCAGTGGACGTTCACGGCGCTGATCCTTCAGGATCTGGACACACAACGGCAACACCACGCTCATTTAGACGAAGACTTATTAACCCATTTATTAGCTAATTATTACTTAGATTAAATAGTCTTTGTGAATATATGTTTCCTTCATTTATATATATCCACATTTGAATATTGttcattttatgaaaataaaaaaaagaatatttcccTTTACAATGTCTCATCTGGAGgagatgtttatttttctactACTTCTCTTCTACATTTTCAAGCAGCCTGTTTTCAAGCgacataaaaaaatgtttggaaacaAAGTGATCAATCAGCACACCACGGGCTCACAAAGCAAATGTTTCTTTGGAGAGTAAAGAGGTGCAGTACTGAGAGGAGACTTATGTTGCCACATAAAAAGCaataaagttaaaatgaatGTTCAAGGCCAAACAGTCTGCTTCTATAGCCGACGTCGTCTGCGCTGGAGCAGCGGGGAATAGAAGCCGCCACGAGCTTCAGGTCTGTTTGATCGGTCTGAACAGGAACATTGATTTCAGGACAGAGCGGAGCCGACAGGTTTCATTTACGGCGTGCAAACTTTAAATGTGTCAGATGAGATGATCGCTAAAATCTGGgtaatttgacattttaataGGCTGTATAAATTCAGCGACGCTTCATAATGCAGTTTACTGTCTTAACCATTACTTGTTACTGATGTCACATTTGTTTGGCTACAGTTTATTTATTGACGAGTGAAAATAAATCTCTCTTGTTAATGACATCTGCTTTTTTCCCCCGAATCACAGCTGTGAGCCGTGATACACTCGTCGTTTCCGTACAGCTCTTGGCCGAGACGCAGCACCTTCCGCTCCGGACTGACCTGTGtggcttcttcttctactgctttCTTTAGCATGTTGACATCGTCCAGCATCGGCCCGTCTGTCTCCATGTCCATCGGACTGCCTGACTCTATCGCGTCAACGTACGTCACAAACTACAACGGAATAAGCAAAGACATCCAACATTGTGAATAAACTGTGTTTTGAAGCTGGCACGTTACAAACTTGTGTTTACTTTAACAGACTTTCCCTTCCTTTTACTGCGTCTGAGCACAGAAATGCAGATTCCACCAGTTCCTCCAGAGTCTACTTGTCTTATTACGACCAGAAAGTGTAGCAAAGTGCTTTCTGAACATCAAACAGAGGGCGGTGAGGCGTTCACACACATATTTGCTCACCTGTGGGTTGGACTTTGCTAGATTCTCAATCTTCAGCCAggcctcttctctctctttccacttgGCTTTCTCTCTGACACGAAAACATATCGGAGAAAAAAAGGCATGAGGGGCTTTTTTTCAGTGGAAAcattcactcaaacacacagaatcTGAAACCTGAGTCTGTGGAGTTGCCTAATTTGCTTTATCTGCTTCTTGGCTCGTTCCATTCACAGTTACATCCGAGTGATCTTTAGTTTGACATTTATATCCGCTCCATCAGAACAGGTGTAGCTGCGTTGGAAATACGGCTGCCGCGTTTCGCTCTGAAGCCTTACTTGATTTTCTCTGCCCTGAACTGTTGAGTGCAGTCATCAAACAGCTTCTGGTTCATCTCCATGAAGAGTTTCAGGGCGTTGTAGATCAACCCGTGGATTGtcctgcatacacacacacacacacacacacacgttagcaGGAGTCGCTTGAGTTGAGCACATCACCATGCAAGGAGGCCGAGTTGAAAACCGACTTGTTCCAGTGGGTCTTGGAGTTGCGGTACAGCGCTGGAAACATGATGGGCAGGATCTTGGCGGCGTTGTCACTGATCAGGCTCATGATGTACTCGTTGTTCCAGTAGTATAGAGCCCGCTCCGCCACCTGGAAACAGTTTGGAACACCGTTACATATGTGCAAGGAAAAGTCCGAAGCAAAAACGACAGAAATATTTACACGCAGACACAGACCTGGAAGTGTGGACTGGACACACACTTGGCCAGCTGTCTGAAGAGTGGCTCCATGACTTTGACAAACTCGGACGGCTCGATGACGTCGAGAATCTCCTCCAGTTCGTTGAGGAACATGACCTCTTTGGGACTGTGGGTCTTTGGCCAGTACTTTAATAAAGCCATCACCGTCtgcaccgagacacacacacacacacacacacacacacacacacacacacacacacacacacacacacacacacacacacacaagatgacACACACGAGGGATTACAACACTCTAACGGACAGTCTGTACTTTTGTAATTACcccatgtttatttttctgagcACAAAGGACAATCAACACTAATACCACAAATAAAAGAATGCTGTTAACAAACAGACTCTCACCGGTTCTGTCAGGGTGCTGTCCTTTTCTAAGAACTGTACCACACAGTAGGCCAGCTgaggaacaaacacacaacatgttTTCAACGGTAACAGAACTCCAGCGTCGTAATCACTGATTAGCGTCACACACGGCTGAAGGAGCAGCTACCTGTGGGTGATAGACGCTAAGAGACTTGACTTTGTGTAAAGGCAGCAGGACTTTCAGCAGGAATAtcttgtgctcctctttcaacgGTAACGCAAATCCATTGATTATGCTGgaagaaaaaggggaaaaggGGGGAATAATTGCTCAAGGAGGGAGAAATGTTTTACTCCAATCTGCAGTACGATGAAGGTTGagatccattaaaaaaaaaaaaaaaaaacaccagcagcttgGATCTTACCTGCCTAGTATTTCCAGTAATTCAGCTATTCCGTTATGATGCTCAGTTTCATAAATGAACCTggaaaataatccaaaacaCACATTGATATATAATCTATACTACCAGGCTGCTTGAGCCAGTGACACAAGTTCAAGTGTTTAAAAGACGCACTTACCTATAAAATATGTTATTAATCTGTTTCCTAATGTACGCTCGCAGGCCCAAAAACTTGCCATAGATGCGATGCAGAGTGGTCTTTAAAAAGTCTCTTTCCCTGGGGTCTTCACTATCAAACAGTTCTAAGAGCTGAGGACAAAAGGCGGCGTTACTGAGGGACAAATacacgaaacacacacacacataaacacatatTTAGAGCCAAGCAGACAAGCCTGTTCCTGTCAGCTCACCTGCATTACAAACTTCTGGTCAATATACTTTTTGGCTATGTTTGGCTGGAAGTCGGGAGACTCTAAGAATCGTAGGAAGAATTCATAGACGAGCTGtgggggagaaaagaaaaagagcaaagtTTTAAAGACTTGAATGGAGTTATGCTTCACTGTAAATGttggaagagtgtgtgtgtgtgtgtacctgtagGTGAGGCCATGCGGCCTCTAGCGTGGGCTCGTCTTCCTCTGGGTCAAATTCTGCACCAGTAGGATTGGAAGATGGCGGCAACGTCCGAAACATATTCACAGCAAACTGAGGGAaagatggaaaatgaaaaaaactaaaacacacagtcagatcGTCTATCTGCTGAAACAAACCCTGGCTGCTGTCTGTAGATGTTGATGGACACAAAACGTCTGATCcaacaaaatacagaaactgAACTGGAGCCTGGATGCTCAACAGGTGActgagattgtttttttttttgttttttttttaatgttttctctgataaatgaatgaaaaaagatataaaataaaatgagtgaTTTTAAGGGTAACCAAACTCCTTAAAGAGAAGAGGGCAGTATCCGTTTCCCCTCCGCCTCGATTCCCATTTTCTCGACGGTACATTTGGAGAGTCCCTGGAGAGCGCTGTCAAGCAGAGGtcaacacacactcgctcacgcTTGTATTTATAGTTTAAGAAGAAATCATACTTCCCCCCCCAGAGAGAGCCGCACTAATGGAAGCACTATTGTGGTGCGATCCAAAGGTCTGCTGAAATACGGCTTCGGCTCTGCACACTGAGAAAATCCCGTCAGCAGCGTTAACGTAAGAATACGCCGTTCATGGCCGTGGAGGAGTTTGTCGTGTCAGGCGCCATACTTTGATGATGAAAACCATCAGCGGACTTCAAACGGTCCTCGCCTTTAAGGGTGCGAGGGCGGAGAAGGAGCGgccaggagaggaagaggatatTTTTATGCTGATTTAGGAGCCGGGTTGCATTTTCTGCTGATCAAATGAGGCCTggacgaggaggagagcgagaaATTTGCACCTTGATCGTCTTCAGTTTACCGTGTGACACCGAAGGCCGGCAGGGCTTTCATTATCTTCAAAGGCTTCGTAATTTGGCTCGAGAAAAGCGGACCTGGCACCGTGAGCTGATTTCCAGGAGAGGTACAGTCGGGGATCAATAACGTTACGGACAAATGGACATGCTCAGGGTCCAAAACAACTCGTGCTTCCGATCTTTACAAAAACTTCCCGCTGACGAATTGAGGCTGGCGGAAAGAAATCATTCCAAAAAAATTTTGATGGTTTTAAAGAGTGGGGTCAGGTTTTAGCTCACACTGAGGTCATGTGACTCTCTTTCGACTGCAGGAGAGGCTAAACAAACTGAAACGGATCCGCGAGCAGTAAATATCTCCGGCAATAGAAACCACGAGAAGTTCTCTTCCCATGGAGCAAAGAATAAACCCACAagcttaacaaaaaaaaaaagcttctcatCAAATAGAGCATTATGCCGAAATAAGTTAcgagaataataaaaaaataacaacaacaacagtaagTCTATGTCTCAGTCTCCTGAATCAGATGATTCTTTCAAGTCTTCGAGGTTGCATATAACAAGCAGGGTCTTTTTCCTGGATGAAGCTTACAGCATCTTCGAGTCAATTGAagaaaatattgaataaaagtttTATGTGATCATTTAAAAGCTAAAGGAAGAACCGAGCGTCTCCATCTACCAGAGCCAGGCAGACAGCAGAAGGATCAGACATGTTATTTACATTAGCAGCAGAATAATAAGGTTGTTTGTTTCATGTTATTGATCACAAATGGTTGTCGCATTTTAATATCTAAATTAGGAGACACTTCTATATCAGGCCACATGCTACCTCTTCATATCTGTCAGATCGCTGGACAGAAAGAAACTAAAGCTACTTTTCACTTTaacttttgtctgtttattGACCGGGTGTAAaaaccaggaacaaaaaaataaacaacctgTTGATGGCTGAATCAGTGTCAACTGGAAGCCCGTGAGTAAATTAATTGGGCTCAAAACGGATGCTTGAAGCGTCTCCCAGCTGCGCCGACACTGACCATGTGAACCACCTCTGGGTAGATGGGCTCGGTGATGACGTTCCGGTTGTGGGTGATGTACTCCACCATCTCGCTCAGCGCGGCTCGCTTCACCTCCTTCCATTTTAGGTCGCTCAGCGGGTCAGAGACGAAATCGAAGAGGACGCAGCACTGACGCAGCTTCTGGATGAACAGCTTCTCCTGCTCTGCGGGGGGCACGTCTGAAACACAGGCGGCGGAAAGTGAGGAGGGGGGCGGTTTAAAAGCCCTCTTACTCTGTGGCTGCTcagataaaagtaaaaaaaaaaaacccctcttaAAATGTCAGCTCACAATTCAAAGAGTGATATGGTGCAACGTTTCATGTGATAATGGCACAGGAAATAATCCCTCGCTGTCACAGGACGATCACTTTCTTTCAGTCGACCAGCAGATTTTATTCAGACGACAAATAATGTGGATTTTTaagtgagaggaaaaacatgCTGGAGCTTACTCCAATGACttgataaaatatgaaaatctcCATCAAGTAAACAAAGTAAAGTAGTAAATTATCCTTTGATTTGAGCTTAGGCTAAATCCATTTATGAAAGAAGCTGTCAGGTTAACCCAGAGCTGCAACCTTGACggtcaaaacaaacatttttgtgacttttcacaAAACCTAATTCATCTGAAGCCACGAAACATGTTAAACCCTTTTAAAATGAGGCTACAGCAGcttttaaactttaatatatagttatgacacacacaaaaactttctAATTTGGCATTTATGAAAAACTGGAATTGAATATCTTTCCCAAAAATACTTTGACACATGGTAAAAAGGGGAAACACTCAGAGCAACCGCCACCCCTCACATACTGTTGGTACATGCAGAGGCTCGAGATCAACACAGTGAAGAAGTAGCAACCACACCTGTCTTTGTATCACCTTTGTGATCTAAATACATTTGAGTAGCTTCTGCACGCCGCTGTCACACGCCCATTCCCACCACATTACACAGCGGCCACATCAAATAAAGGTTTCTGCGAGCACACACAAGAGAGATTCAACTTTATcagctgcttttattgtgaaatggGTGAAGGTTTCTATTTATAATGCACTCCGAAATGCAAGCTCCGAGTAATGCTGAAAGAATTTCGACATCCTTTCAGAGATAATACAAACAGAGGAGCACCACAGTGATTTGTTCAGTCTTTTGGAAGTGTTTCAAGTCTGCTCCCAGATGTCCAACAGGGCTTTCCCAAAGCACACATCAAAACCCCTGCAAAGCATCACGAGGCGTGGAGCCGTGGCGGCTTTAAGGAACAAGGAACACAGTTTCAGGACTACAGTAAAGCCACAACAACCTGagcggtgatttttttttaacgtgcaaagcttttctttttaaaggaaaGGCCAGATAAGACTCATTACTATAAAAACTGCACTATAATCAGCAGCATGTCTTTTTCCTGTTAAGAAATACTGTTTTTCATACCAAATGATCCAAATGTAAAAGTGTGACAGAGGACGAGTTCcagaaaaactgattttccCGGCTAAATTTATCAATTCAGTCGCATTTGGTCCGAGTGTaacttttaaaattcaatccaATGTGGCAGTATTGATCCGCGTGTCACAGCCGGTGATTTGTATGTCACTCCCGTCTCCCCCGTTAACAGTCTACAATGTGCACTGTACGTCACCATGGCGACGGCGGGCAGAGACGGGACTTTGGACCACGGGGTGACCATGTTAATCAGTGATGCATGCAGGCTGCTGCCGGAGCTCTCGCACTGATCCCATCATCGGCTGCAGCCCGGAGACGAGTCTGTCAAACTGACCTTGTAAAGCACGAATAATAACCaagtgagagcagagagaaagacaacaATCAGTCAACACTTTCTTCAAAGGTTGTGTGTACAGGCTGTGAATGCAGAGCAACAACGAATGTGTGTGATCATGGGACAAGTGCGAGAAGTTTGGGGCAACAATTCTTAACAATTAATACAATATTTCCCAACAAACCACATCCCTAACCTGTAATTTTGCAATTAATATATCTTATCTTTGATAGATGCTTTTTAATCTATCCCCATTTCTCTTAACTGCGGTTGgtaaatattacaattaaagttaaaaaaaaaattcctggaatAGTATAAGTTTTGTTTTGAGGGCCGAgggaactgaaaaaaaaaaagtttttgataATATTCTATTTTTGGGAGAAGTACTTGTAACATTTCGCTCTGATGGAGATGTACTGACATTACTTTGTGGTTAAACTGCACACTTCTGCCTGACCGAGGACAAAACgagtttggtttgtgttttcacacaaaaaataaGTAAGGGCAACTGACAGTAAGAACCATGTAAGAGCAAGCGACTGCAACTGATATCAGGACAAATGTTTACTGGAAACACGAACCAGCAAAAAAACAAGGCATGCTGACTCTGCATTTGCAAAATAATTAAGAGCGTTCTTATTTCCTAAGATCAAGGAAAGCTTTCTGCATGTCCAAAGCAACGTGTACTGTTACTGTCACTGTTACGAATAGTTCCTTTGCAGCACGGAGGAACACTGGGACCTGCTATCAGAGAAATCTCTCTCACAGTGTTTCCACTCATCACTTGTAAAGTACCGCAAGTCATTTTAAAAGGGATCTAGCGCAAGTTGCTGACATTCGTAGCTCCGCTGAACAGGCTTCCACTTCACCCCCACATTAGTCACAGCAGCTTCACCTACTTTTTATTATTCAGCGTGTTCTGTAGCCTTCTCATGCACAGATTTGTTGCACTAAAAACACTTAGATTTACAGTTTCAGAAGCTGAAAAGTCTCTTCAGTTTAGATACCTTAAAGTGTGAACAAGACACCACAGAAGTAGTTCTTTCAAGTTGATACCGGCTTTTATAAGTCGTTTCTACAGTCAGATAACGAACATCTCCAAGGGTATACtcagagacgctgcagtggacgTTCCAGAAGGTAACGCTGCATCCAGGAGCTGAAGGACGGCATTTAAAAAAGGTCAAACAGCAAGCGATGCGCTTCACCCGGAGCTCTGCTGACCACATCCACGAGGAACTGGAACAGTCACCTGCTTTACGTTTCTCTGCTACGCTGATGAGCGCAAAGAGACATACATTTCGATTCTCTCTCGCTTTCCCAACAAGCTGCACTTGTCTCATGTGAAGATGTGGCATTTAATGGTTAGGAGGAGATAAATGAAACAATCTGCTGTGACCATAAAAGCGCTGCTGTTCAGGCTGCTCTCTTCGGACACGCAGTGCTTTTAAAACCTATTTAGTCGCGTTTTGACTGTCGAGTTACCTCATTAATGATGAGACATCAGAAGAGTGGTAGAA encodes:
- the ppp2r5cb gene encoding protein phosphatase 2, regulatory subunit B', gamma b isoform X3, giving the protein MPNKTKKDKESPKSGKVGKSGGQDNSEHEQSSNRKASNSVPPTTQLLKGKQPGSQTPVKKDKRQSSSRFSLSNNRELQKLPAFKDVPPAEQEKLFIQKLRQCCVLFDFVSDPLSDLKWKEVKRAALSEMVEYITHNRNVITEPIYPEVVHMFAVNMFRTLPPSSNPTGAEFDPEEDEPTLEAAWPHLQLVYEFFLRFLESPDFQPNIAKKYIDQKFVMQLLELFDSEDPRERDFLKTTLHRIYGKFLGLRAYIRKQINNIFYRFIYETEHHNGIAELLEILGSIINGFALPLKEEHKIFLLKVLLPLHKVKSLSVYHPQLAYCVVQFLEKDSTLTEPTVMALLKYWPKTHSPKEVMFLNELEEILDVIEPSEFVKVMEPLFRQLAKCVSSPHFQVAERALYYWNNEYIMSLISDNAAKILPIMFPALYRNSKTHWNKTIHGLIYNALKLFMEMNQKLFDDCTQQFRAEKIKEKAKWKEREEAWLKIENLAKSNPQILKDQRRERPLMRRKSELPKDISTVTALELHRRAEEMITHDGH
- the ppp2r5cb gene encoding protein phosphatase 2, regulatory subunit B', gamma b isoform X1, producing the protein MPNKTKKDKESPKSGKVGKSGGQDNSEHEQSSNRKASNSVPPTTQLLKGKQPGSQTPVKKDKRQSSSRFSLSNNRELQKLPAFKDVPPAEQEKLFIQKLRQCCVLFDFVSDPLSDLKWKEVKRAALSEMVEYITHNRNVITEPIYPEVVHMFAVNMFRTLPPSSNPTGAEFDPEEDEPTLEAAWPHLQLVYEFFLRFLESPDFQPNIAKKYIDQKFVMQLLELFDSEDPRERDFLKTTLHRIYGKFLGLRAYIRKQINNIFYRFIYETEHHNGIAELLEILGSIINGFALPLKEEHKIFLLKVLLPLHKVKSLSVYHPQLAYCVVQFLEKDSTLTEPTVMALLKYWPKTHSPKEVMFLNELEEILDVIEPSEFVKVMEPLFRQLAKCVSSPHFQVAERALYYWNNEYIMSLISDNAAKILPIMFPALYRNSKTHWNKTIHGLIYNALKLFMEMNQKLFDDCTQQFRAEKIKEKAKWKEREEAWLKIENLAKSNPQFVTYVDAIESGSPMDMETDGPMLDDVNMLKKAVEEEATQILKDQRRERPLMRRKSELPKDISTVTALELHRRAEEMITHDGH
- the ppp2r5cb gene encoding protein phosphatase 2, regulatory subunit B', gamma b isoform X5, coding for MLACARAASGMVLDAPSSNGPFQPVALMHFRDVPPAEQEKLFIQKLRQCCVLFDFVSDPLSDLKWKEVKRAALSEMVEYITHNRNVITEPIYPEVVHMFAVNMFRTLPPSSNPTGAEFDPEEDEPTLEAAWPHLQLVYEFFLRFLESPDFQPNIAKKYIDQKFVMQLLELFDSEDPRERDFLKTTLHRIYGKFLGLRAYIRKQINNIFYRFIYETEHHNGIAELLEILGSIINGFALPLKEEHKIFLLKVLLPLHKVKSLSVYHPQLAYCVVQFLEKDSTLTEPTVMALLKYWPKTHSPKEVMFLNELEEILDVIEPSEFVKVMEPLFRQLAKCVSSPHFQVAERALYYWNNEYIMSLISDNAAKILPIMFPALYRNSKTHWNKTIHGLIYNALKLFMEMNQKLFDDCTQQFRAEKIKEKAKWKEREEAWLKIENLAKSNPQILKDQRRERPLMRRKSELPKDISTVTALELHRRAEEMITHDGH